The following DNA comes from Thermodesulfobacteriota bacterium.
GGAGAGAAGGCCGTAGACAGCAACAAGGTTTCCTAAAGCATGGAAAATAAACGCATAAAGAAAAAACGTGGAAGGTAAGCGCATGAAAAAAACCAAGAGAGCGGCGGGTACCGGCTGCTACGGCAACAAGGATTCTTAAATATGAATGGCAAGCGCACTAAAAAAACCAAGAGAGCGGCGGGAAAACAGTTCTTCGGCTGCGTGCTGCTGTTCCTGGGCACTTTGAACACCATGCTTTCCCTGAAGGCGGGGCTGCCGATCGACCCTTTTTACTACGTCCTTTTGATAAGCGGCGGCCTTGTCCTCGCCGTCGGCATCTGGCAGGGGCGTGAGAGGGAGGGGGAGGAGAAGTAAAACGGGCAACTGCAGCACTTCCCGTCTTAACTACATCTTCCACCTGAGGGCATCGAGGATATTCGAGAAGTCGTCGGTCCAGGGGGCGGGCCACGACCCGTCTTCCGGCTTGGTCGGCATCGGCTCCCACCAGGGATATTCGGCCAGTTCCTCCATATCATTCATCCGGCGCGCCATCACCACCCAGACCGAGCCGAACTCAAACGTCTCTCTGCTGGCTTCGCCTTCGTCACCCACCTCTTTTGCCATGGCGGAAAGGCCCGCGTCTTCTGCAAGGGCGGCAAGCACCGGGCCCAGGTTTAGGTACCTGTCCGAGATGTGGAAGGCCATGATCCCGCCGTCGGCGAGTTTGGAGGTATAGAGCCTCAACGCCTCCCTGGTAATGAGGTGCATGGGGATGGCATCCGAGCTGAAGGCGTCGAAGACGAGCAGGTCGTATTGGCCGTCCGGGGCGCTCTCGAGCGAGAGCCGCCCGTCGCCGAGGACCACGTCGACTTCCGCCGGGGAGTCCTCCAGGAAGGTGAAGTAACGCGTATCGCGCGCGATGCGCTCCACCACCGGGTCGACCTCGTAGAAGGTCCATTGGTCCCCGGGCCTCGCGTATCCGGCCATGACCCCGCTGCCGAGCCCTATGACCGCGACCCGGAGCGGGCCGGGCCTTGTCGATAACGCACCGAACACGTCCCCTATCGGCCCCTCGCGCGTATAGTAGGCGAGCGGCTCTAAACGCCGGGCGGGGTCCGTGCTCTGCACGCCGTGTATGGTGGTGCCGTGGTAAAGGGTGGTATACCGGCCTTCGACTTCCAGCTTAACCCTTGACACGCCGAAGAAACTCCTCTCTTTGTACACCACGTCGGTCTCCATCCGGCCCCACAAAGCACCGGCCAGAACGACCGCGCCGACCGTCAGGCCGAAACGTACGGGCCGCTCGCTCATGAAGTAACAGAAGACAGCCGTAAGGGAAACGATGGCAACCGTGTCATTCCCTCCCCTCTCGAGGATGCCCGCGTCATAACCGAGGTCGACCCCCCGGAGCAGCACAAGCGCGAGGAGCGGCAGGATGAAGTCGAGGGCGCGGTCGTACGGCTTCGGGCCGCCGAGCCCGGTAAACGGGCGGAGGAGGCAGGCCAGCACTATAGCCAGCGGGTACTCGGCCACGGAGTCGAAGACCACAGGGGCCACTATCGCGCTGAACACGCCCCCCAGGATACCGCCCACCGACATCCAGATGTAGAACTCGGTAAGGTCCGCGGCCGGGGGGCGACTGCTTACGAGCTCGCCGTGGCAGACCATCGCGGTCACGAAAAACGCCGCGAGGTGCAAGGGGAAGGCCACCCACCATATGACCACCCACCCCTCGACGAGCAGCGCCAGGACGGCCACGATGAGGATGGGCTGCACCCTCAGCATCAGGCTGTGGCCGAGGACGGGCCTCCTGGCAAACACTATGACGAACGTAAGGAGATAAAGCGCGAGCGGGACCACCCAGAGAAGCGGTACCGAGGCTATGTCCGTACTGATATGCGTGGTAACTCCCAGGAGCAGGCTCGATGGGACGAAGCTCAGAAGCACCCACCACACGCGCCTGCCGCCGTCCGGTGGTGCAAGGACCTCGCCGGACACTGAGTCCTCTCCGGGGGCCGGGGACTCTTCGCGCGCTCCGCTTACGGTCGTCCTCCACACAATCAAGGCGCACGCGGAGATCAAGACGACCAGCAGGACGTATCCCCCGGTCCACGCAAAGGCCTGCCCTTTGAGGCGGAGGTAGGGCTCGGCCAGCAGCGGATAGCCGAGAAGCGCCACTATGCTCCCGGCGTTACTCGCCGCGTACAGGAAGTACGGGTCACTCGCATCCGGGTGGCCCGTCTGCGAGAACCACTTCTGGAGCATCGGGGCCGTGGCCGATACGACGAAGAAAGGCAGCCCCACCGATACCAGTAGTACCGTAAAGAGCCACAGTATGGGGCTGCCGGACCCCGCCGGGGTCCAGCCCTCGGGGAGCCCGACCGGCAGGGCCAGGAAGGCTGCCAGAAGGAGCACCATATGCAACGCGGCCTGGCGCCTTACCCCGAGCCACCTTGCCGTTATATGGGCATAGACATAGCCGGCGAGCAGTGCCGCCTGATAGAAGACCAGGCTGGTGTTCCAGACCGCCGGCGTGCCTCCCAGCATGGGCAGGACCATCCGGGTGAACATCGGCTGGACCGAAAACAGGAGCGCCGCGCTCACGACCAGGGCTGCGGTAAAGACTACGACAAGCGCCATGGACCCCCCCCTACCACCTTTCCACCGTCCCCTCCTCCATGGAGACGGACTGGAAGAGCCAGCGCGAGAACGGGACCTCACCGCGGAGCGTCCTTGCGACGTTGCTGCTGTGGACCATCTTTACATTAAAGACCGCTTTCTTTATCTTACCGCCTAAGTCCGGGGCCCCTTCCTCGTCGTGGTAGACGGCCTCGACCGTCACTATCGCGTTCTGCCTGTCCCTGAGCGGTTGAGAGGGGTTATCGATGTCCTCCACCATCTCAACGCCAAGCACCCT
Coding sequences within:
- a CDS encoding fused MFS/spermidine synthase, encoding MALVVVFTAALVVSAALLFSVQPMFTRMVLPMLGGTPAVWNTSLVFYQAALLAGYVYAHITARWLGVRRQAALHMVLLLAAFLALPVGLPEGWTPAGSGSPILWLFTVLLVSVGLPFFVVSATAPMLQKWFSQTGHPDASDPYFLYAASNAGSIVALLGYPLLAEPYLRLKGQAFAWTGGYVLLVVLISACALIVWRTTVSGAREESPAPGEDSVSGEVLAPPDGGRRVWWVLLSFVPSSLLLGVTTHISTDIASVPLLWVVPLALYLLTFVIVFARRPVLGHSLMLRVQPILIVAVLALLVEGWVVIWWVAFPLHLAAFFVTAMVCHGELVSSRPPAADLTEFYIWMSVGGILGGVFSAIVAPVVFDSVAEYPLAIVLACLLRPFTGLGGPKPYDRALDFILPLLALVLLRGVDLGYDAGILERGGNDTVAIVSLTAVFCYFMSERPVRFGLTVGAVVLAGALWGRMETDVVYKERSFFGVSRVKLEVEGRYTTLYHGTTIHGVQSTDPARRLEPLAYYTREGPIGDVFGALSTRPGPLRVAVIGLGSGVMAGYARPGDQWTFYEVDPVVERIARDTRYFTFLEDSPAEVDVVLGDGRLSLESAPDGQYDLLVFDAFSSDAIPMHLITREALRLYTSKLADGGIMAFHISDRYLNLGPVLAALAEDAGLSAMAKEVGDEGEASRETFEFGSVWVVMARRMNDMEELAEYPWWEPMPTKPEDGSWPAPWTDDFSNILDALRWKM